In the genome of Saccharomonospora viridis DSM 43017, one region contains:
- a CDS encoding DUF3558 domain-containing protein, producing the protein MIAEKKILVVLGSVLLIGVASCSSEESGVAELQHSELPMASESGSSNETSAAPVSQSIEPCELLSVNDLVGYGDFNEGEYEEVGEARTCYWQLSSKGGVEGFIVSLNVRDSQSVDSVNDVGGGIDEYEVDGRAAARVANPRFGDCTIALAVDSQSRVDVVVNGLSSVDESCPIAEDVAGLVEPHLPEIP; encoded by the coding sequence ATGATCGCGGAAAAGAAAATCCTAGTGGTCCTCGGCTCGGTTCTGTTAATTGGGGTTGCTAGTTGCTCCAGTGAAGAGTCAGGAGTTGCCGAACTTCAACACTCGGAGCTCCCAATGGCAAGCGAATCCGGTTCATCGAACGAGACTTCAGCTGCTCCCGTGAGTCAGTCAATCGAGCCTTGTGAACTGCTCTCAGTCAATGACCTGGTTGGGTATGGCGACTTCAATGAAGGTGAATATGAGGAGGTTGGGGAAGCGCGGACTTGCTATTGGCAACTCAGTAGTAAGGGCGGCGTAGAGGGGTTCATCGTCTCGTTGAATGTTAGAGATTCTCAGAGTGTTGATTCGGTGAATGATGTCGGCGGCGGGATTGACGAATATGAAGTCGATGGCCGGGCAGCAGCGCGAGTGGCGAATCCTCGGTTTGGTGATTGTACAATCGCTCTTGCGGTTGATTCTCAATCTCGTGTTGATGTTGTCGTCAACGGGTTGTCAAGTGTGGACGAATCGTGTCCGATTGCTGAGGACGTTGCCGGTTTGGTTGAGCCTCACTTACCTGAGATTCCGTGA
- a CDS encoding DUF3558 domain-containing protein: MKAKINARAGVAASALILLVTSGCSGKEQGYAQPQGSSNGSSIDIQTTVPAPSNPISSSLEPCDLLSAKDLAEAGKFKTKYKEQGGARSCYWQSDFEQGGDGFTFAVSLRDAQSVDTLNDLGAGVQRTEVNQRPAAVSKNAEFRSCTVAMKLDDVSRVDVSVPRTEEDDACEIAEVIAGLVEPHLPEIP; encoded by the coding sequence ATGAAAGCCAAAATTAATGCGCGAGCAGGTGTGGCAGCAAGTGCTTTGATTTTGCTTGTAACGTCTGGCTGTTCAGGTAAAGAGCAGGGATACGCGCAACCTCAAGGCTCGTCGAATGGCTCTTCGATTGATATCCAAACGACAGTTCCTGCCCCCTCGAATCCAATTAGCTCCTCGCTTGAGCCGTGTGACCTGCTTTCGGCGAAGGACCTAGCCGAGGCTGGAAAGTTTAAAACGAAATACAAAGAGCAAGGTGGAGCTCGTTCGTGTTACTGGCAGAGTGACTTCGAGCAAGGTGGGGACGGGTTCACCTTTGCTGTGAGTTTGCGGGACGCGCAAAGTGTGGACACACTGAACGACCTCGGTGCCGGCGTTCAGCGAACTGAGGTGAACCAGCGTCCGGCGGCGGTGTCGAAGAACGCGGAGTTCCGCAGTTGCACGGTCGCGATGAAGCTTGACGACGTGTCACGTGTTGATGTGTCAGTCCCACGTACTGAGGAGGACGACGCTTGCGAGATCGCGGAGGTGATCGCTGGTTTGGTCGAGCCTCACTTGCCTGAGATTCCGTGA